One segment of Taeniopygia guttata chromosome 17, bTaeGut7.mat, whole genome shotgun sequence DNA contains the following:
- the SURF1 gene encoding surfeit locus protein 1 — MAALVRLLRERRARGRLGAAGPARASQCLIRRTVFGCPLTKGGSGLVQKTKDAFLRFCRPRSSTAAAGTSGEDALLKWGLLLVPLTTFGLGTWQVQRRKWKLDLIAQLASRIKADPIPLTLDPMELKELEYRPVQVRGRFDHSKELYILPRSLLDPEREAREAGRITSRPENGANVVTPFYCTELGVTILVNRGFVPRNKVNPETRLKGQIEDEIDLTGVVRLTEKRKPFVPENDIGKNRWHYRDLEAMARVTGAEPIFIDADFRSTVPGGPIGGQTRVSLRNEHMQYIVTWYGLCAATSFLWYKKFIQKLPV, encoded by the exons aTGGCCGCGCTGGTGCGGCTGCTGAGGGAGCGCCGGGCCCGGGGCAGGCTCGGGGCAGCGGGGCCCGCACGG GCATCACAGTGCTTGATCAGAAGAACGGTTTTTGGATGCCCTCTAACTAAAGGAGGTTCTGGTCTGGTTCAAAAGACTAAag atgCTTTTTTGAGGTTCTGCAGACCACGAAGTtctacagcagctgctggcacatcTGGAGAGGATGCCTTGCTGAAATGGGGCCTTCTCCTCGTCCCTCTGACCACGTTCGGCCTCGGCACATGGCAG GTTCAGCGGCGCAAGTGGAAATTAGATTTGATTGCACAGCTGGCATCAAGAATCAAAGCAGATCCCATCCCTCTGACATTAGA CCCCATGGAACTGAAGGAGTTGGAGTACAGACCTGTGCAGGTCAGAGGGCGTTTTGACCACTCCAAGGAGCTCTACATCCTGCCCCGCTCGCTGCTGGACCCCGAGCGGGAAGCACGGGAAGCCGGGAGGATCACATCCCGCCCGGAGAACGGAGCCAACGTCGTCACCCCCTTCTACTGCACAGAGCTCGG GGTCACAATTTTAGTCAACCGAGGATTTGTGCCCAGGAATAAAGTGAACCCAGAGACCAGGCTGAAGGGACAG ATTGAAGATGAGATTGATCTCACAGGGGTGGTGAGACtaacagaaaaaaggaaacccTTTGTGCCTGAAAATGACATTGGAAAAAACCGCTGGCATTACCGGGACCTGGAGGCCATGGCCAGGGTGACTGGTGCTGAGCCCATCTTTATCGATGCAGATTTCA GAAgcacagtcccaggggggcccATCGGGGGCCAGACCAGGGTGAGCCTGCGGAACGAGCACATGCAGTACATTGTCACCTG GTACGGTTTGTGTGCTGCAACTTCCTTCCTGTGGTATAAGAAATTTATACAGAAGCTACCTGTGTGA
- the SURF2 gene encoding surfeit locus protein 2 (The RefSeq protein has 6 substitutions compared to this genomic sequence), whose amino-acid sequence MAVPELPEAERLFLRQHPLLSPAGPGKVRRRLTGHELPCRLSELQAYTSGKKYQRLTKAAREFDYGSFEPHIVPSTKNLHQLFCKLTLRHINKLPEHVLRHVQGKRYQKALKMYEECQREGVEYVPACMRQKKQRAQHPDDQTNGSRQPRRKEEFWEPKSSEEDGEETDDSMSDLYPPVLFPEKNPSAAEPTKGSDDFVTDSEDDGAKQNGEDGARRDGSRAAGKRGKKQTGPLKKKFKSHHRKPKNFKKAINGK is encoded by the exons ATGGCCGTGCCGGAGCTGCCCGAGGCGGAGCGGCTCTTCCTGAGGCAGCATCCGCTGCTCAGCCCCGCGGGGCCCGGCAAG GTGAGGTGCAGGCTGACAGGACATGAGCTGCCCTGTCGCCTGTCCGAGCTGCAGGCTTACACCAGCGGCAAGAAGTACCAGCGGCTCACAAAGGCAGCCAGAGAGTTCGACTATGGCTCGTTTGAGCCCCACATTGTGCCCAGCACGAAGAATTT ACACCAGCTGTTCTGCAAGCTCACCCTCAGACACATCAACAAGCTTCCAGAGCACGTCCTGCGTCATGTCCAAGGGAAGCGCTACCAGAAGGCCCTGAAAATGT ATGAGGAATgccagagggaaggagtggagtacgtccctgcctgcctgaggcagaagaagcagcaggcacagcaccCTGATGACCAAACGAACGGGAGCAGGCAGCCTCGCAGGAAAGAGGAGTTCTGGGAGCCAAAGTCCAGCgaggaggatggagaggagaCAGATGACAGCATGAGTGACCTGTACCCAC CTGTGctcttcccagaaaaaaacccatcagctGCAGAGCCCACAAAGGGCAGCGATGACTTCATGACGGACAGCGAGGACAACGAGGCCAAGCAGAATGGAGAGGACGGGGCAAGGAGGGAcggcagcagagcagctggcaaGAGAGGAAAG aaACAGACAGGccctttaaagaagaaattcaaGAGCCATCACCGAAAACCCAAAAACTTCAAGAAAGCAATCAATGGGAAATAA
- the SURF4 gene encoding surfeit locus protein 4 isoform X1, translated as MGHSDIMNTAEDFADQFLRVTKQYLPHVARLCLISTFLEDGIRMWFQWSEQRDYIDGTWNCGYFLASIFVFLNLFGQLSGCILVLSRNFVQYACFGLFGIIALQTIAYSILWDLKFLMRNLALGGGLLLLLAESRSEGKSMFAGVPTMRESSPKQYMQLGGRVLLVLMFMTLLHFDMNFFSILQNIVGTALIILVAIGFKTKLAALTLVIWLFGINIYFNAFWTVPAYKPMHDFLKYDFFQTMSVIGGLLLVVALGPGGVSMDEKKKEW; from the exons ATGGGCCACAGCGACATTATGAACACCGCCGAGGACTTCGCCGACCAG ttcctgaggGTGACCAAGCAGTACCTGCCCCACGTGGCCCGGCTGTGCCTGATCAGCACCTTCCTGGAGGATGGCATCCGCATGTGGTTCcagtggagtgaacagagggACTACATCGATGGCACGTGGAACTGTGGCTACTTCCTGGCCTCCATCTTTGTGTTCCTAAACCTCTTCGGGCAGCTGA GTGGCTGCATCCTGGTGCTGAGTAGGAACTTTGTGCAATATGCCTGCTTTGGACTGTTTGGAATTATAGCATTACAG ACTATTGCATACAGCATTCTATGGGACCTGAAGTTCTTGATGAG GAATCTTGCCCTTGGGGGAggcttgctgctgcttctggctgAGTCCCGCTCAGAGGGGAAGAGCATGTTTGCTGGTGTCCCCACCATGAGGGAGAGCTCCCCAAAGCAGTACATGCAGCTGGGGGGACGTGTGCTGCTTGTCCTCATGTTCATGACACTGCTACACTTTGACATGAACTTCTTTTCT ATTCTGCAGAACATTGTGGGCACAGCCCTGATTATCTTGGTGGCAATTGGTTTCAAGACTAAGCTGGCTGCCTTGACTCTGGTCATCTGGCTGTTTGGCATCAACATCTACTTCAATGCCTTCTGGACCGTCCCAGCCTACAAGCCCATGCACGACTTCCTCAAATACGATTTCTTCCAGACCATGTCTGTCATTGGAGGGCTCCTCCTCGTGGTtgcactgggtcctggtggagtCTCCAtggatgagaagaaaaaagagtgGTAA
- the SURF4 gene encoding surfeit locus protein 4 isoform X2, which produces MSDNRNILSFLRVTKQYLPHVARLCLISTFLEDGIRMWFQWSEQRDYIDGTWNCGYFLASIFVFLNLFGQLSGCILVLSRNFVQYACFGLFGIIALQTIAYSILWDLKFLMRNLALGGGLLLLLAESRSEGKSMFAGVPTMRESSPKQYMQLGGRVLLVLMFMTLLHFDMNFFSILQNIVGTALIILVAIGFKTKLAALTLVIWLFGINIYFNAFWTVPAYKPMHDFLKYDFFQTMSVIGGLLLVVALGPGGVSMDEKKKEW; this is translated from the exons ATGTCTGACAACAGGAATATTTTGAGT ttcctgaggGTGACCAAGCAGTACCTGCCCCACGTGGCCCGGCTGTGCCTGATCAGCACCTTCCTGGAGGATGGCATCCGCATGTGGTTCcagtggagtgaacagagggACTACATCGATGGCACGTGGAACTGTGGCTACTTCCTGGCCTCCATCTTTGTGTTCCTAAACCTCTTCGGGCAGCTGA GTGGCTGCATCCTGGTGCTGAGTAGGAACTTTGTGCAATATGCCTGCTTTGGACTGTTTGGAATTATAGCATTACAG ACTATTGCATACAGCATTCTATGGGACCTGAAGTTCTTGATGAG GAATCTTGCCCTTGGGGGAggcttgctgctgcttctggctgAGTCCCGCTCAGAGGGGAAGAGCATGTTTGCTGGTGTCCCCACCATGAGGGAGAGCTCCCCAAAGCAGTACATGCAGCTGGGGGGACGTGTGCTGCTTGTCCTCATGTTCATGACACTGCTACACTTTGACATGAACTTCTTTTCT ATTCTGCAGAACATTGTGGGCACAGCCCTGATTATCTTGGTGGCAATTGGTTTCAAGACTAAGCTGGCTGCCTTGACTCTGGTCATCTGGCTGTTTGGCATCAACATCTACTTCAATGCCTTCTGGACCGTCCCAGCCTACAAGCCCATGCACGACTTCCTCAAATACGATTTCTTCCAGACCATGTCTGTCATTGGAGGGCTCCTCCTCGTGGTtgcactgggtcctggtggagtCTCCAtggatgagaagaaaaaagagtgGTAA